The Candidatus Krumholzibacteriia bacterium genomic sequence GTGTCCGATCGTCCCCACGTTTACGTGAGGCTTCGTACGCTCAAACTTCTCTTTCGCCATGGCGAATCGACCTCCTGTCCAGATCCTGCTTTTCTAGAGAACTCCAAAACGGCTGGCAATGCTGTCAGACACTTGCTCGTAATGAAGAAACTCCATCGTAAATGTTGCTCTTCCCTGAGTCAGAGACCGCAACCTTGTCATGTAACCGAACATCTCCGAGAGGGGAACGGTGGCACTCACCGCCTGTGCATCTCCCCTTGGCTCCATGCTCGTAACTTTTCCCCTGCGAGCGTTGAGATCCCCGATTACTTCCCCCGTAAACTCGTCAGGCGTTACCGCCTCCACCCTCATGAACGGCTCCAGAATCACCGGACCCGCTTCACGAGCCACCTCTCGAAAGGCCAGGGAAGCAGCGATGTGGAAGGCCTGCTCTGAAGAATCTTCCTCACTGTGGGAAGCCTTCAGAAGCTCCGCCTTGACATCTGTCATCTCGTAACCGGCAAGCACTCCCGAGGCCATCGCCTCCCGCAGTCCCCTTTCCACAGCCGGGATGTATTCCAGAGGAATCTCCCCGTCTGTGAGCCGGCTCTCAAACTCGAAGCCCGACCCGGCTTCTCCGGGAGAAAGAGCCAGAACAAGGTGAGCAAACATGCTTCTGGTTCCCGCCTGGCGCTCAAAGCGCATCTCTTTCTCCGCCCGGGCAGACACCGACTCGCGGTAGACCACCTGGGGCTTTCCGACATTCGCTTCGACCCCGAAATCCTGCTGCATCCGCTTGAGAAGAACTTCCAGATGAAGTTCTCCCATTCCGGAGATCAGGGTCTGGCCCGTGTCCTTGTCGATCCGGACCCGAAAAGTCGGATCCTCCTCCGAAAGGCGCTCAAGGGCCTCATCCAGTTTCTCCTGATCGGCCTTCGTCCGGGGCTCGATGGCGATGTCAATCACCGGCTCCGGAAAATCCATCTTCTCCAGAAGGAGAGGATGTTTCGGATCGGTCAGGGTGTCCCCCGTCCTCACCTGCTTCAGGCCCACCACGGCGGCGATATCGCCGGCGCTGACGACCTTGATCTCCTCACGCTTGTTTGCGTGCATCTGGAGCAGTCGTCCCAGGCGTTCCTTTCGGCCAAGGGCCACGTTGAGCGCCTGCTGTCCCGCTTCGAGCTTTCCGCTGTAAACGCGGATGTAGCTCAGTTTTCCAGCGAAAGGGTCGTTCGCGATCTTGAAAAGCAGTGCCGAAAAGGGCGCGCTTTCGGAGGCCTCGCGACTCTCCTTCCGACCCTTCCCCGGTACCTCTCCCTCCACCGGAGGGCGGTCCAGGGGGCTGGGCAGGTAGTGAATCACCCCGTCCAGCAGATTCTGGATCCCCTTGTTCCGGAAGGCTGAGCCGCAGAAAATCGGGACAAGCTCTGCACTCAGTGTTCCGGAGCGGATCCCTTCCCGAAGCAGTTCCGGGGAAACATCCCCGCCCTCCAGGTAGGCTTCGGCGACCTCGTCACTGAGATCGGCGAGAGCCTCAATCAGGGTTCCTCTCGCCTCCCGGACCTCCTCCTCCAGTTCCGGGGGAATCTCCCCTTCCCTGACCGAAGCTCCAAGAGTGTCCTCGTCGTAGAAACAGGCCTTCATTTCGACGAGGTCAATCAGGCCCCGGAAGCTCTCTTCACTTCCGATGGGCCACTGGACCGGCACTCCGTTCGCCCCGAGGCGATCCCGGATCTCAAGAGCCACTTTCTGAAAGTCCGCTCCCATCCGGTCCATCTTGTTCACAAGCGCCAGTCGGGGAACCCGGTAGCGATCAGCTTGTCGCCAAACGGTTTCCGACTGCGGCTCCACGCCTCCAACCGCGCAGAAGACGGCGATCATGCCGTCGAGGACCCTCAGGCTTCTTTCCACTTCCATCGTAAAGTCAACATGACCGGGCGTGTCGATGATGTTGATCCGATGGTCCTGCCAGCGGCAGCTTGTGGCGGCGGAGGTAATCGTAATCCCCCGCTCCTTCTCCTGCTCCATCCAGTCCATGGTTGCGGCGCCATCGTGCACCTCGCCCATTCGATGGATGATCCCGGCGTAGTAAAGAATCCTCTCGGTTGTCGTGGTCTTGCCAGCGTCAATATGAGCGGCAATGCCAATGTTCCGTATTCGTTCGAGAGACTCTTTCTTCGCCATGGGCCCTAAAAAACCCCTCCTGAGATTCCTTTACGCAGTACTGCAGAGAAGGAATCTCAGGAGGGGTATCCTCTCGGACCTTTTCCTGCAGGCACCGTCCCCCGGGATTCGCTTCTCCGGTGCTGGAGTCGCTCGTCACCGTCCGTGAGGGCTATGTATGTCGGCCACCTAGAACTTGAAGTGCGCGAAGGCCTTGTTGGCTTCCGCCATCCTGTGGGACTCTTCCCTTTTCTTCATGGAAGAGCCTTCCTTGCGATAGGCTGCCAGTAGTTCATTTGCCAGACGCTCGGCCATGTTCTTGTCATTGCGAGAGCGGGAATAGATAAGAATCCAGCGAATCGCAAGCGCCGTGCGCCGAGCCGGCCGCACCTCAATAGGGACCTGGTAGTTCGCACCACCGATCCGCTTGGTCATGACCTCGAGGTTGGGCTTTACGTTGTTTATGGCCGTGGTGAATACATCCAGACCCTTCTTGCCGGACTTCTCTTCGATGATGTTCATCGCACCATAGAAAATCGATTCGGAGATGCTCTTCTTGCCGCCCTTCATCATGTTGTTGATGAACTGCGTGGCCAGAGCGCTGTGCAAGCGGGCATCCGGTTCCTGGGTCTGGCGTCTGCGATATCCTCTACGAGCCATCTAAATCTCCTGCATCTACTTCTTGGGCCGCTTGGTGCCGTACTTGGAGCGCCGTTGGCCCCTGCCGTCCACACCGCTGGTGTCGAGTGCGCCGCGAACCACATGGTAGCGAACGCCTGGCAGATCCTTGACTCTGCCACCACGAATGAGGACGATGGAGTGTTCCTGAAGGTTGTGCCCCTCACCGGGGATGTAGGCAGTCGCTTCAATACCATTGGTCAAGCGAACACGAGCCACCTTGCGAAGCGCAGAGTTCGGCTTCTTCGGTGTCGTGGTGTAAACACGAGTGCAGACGCCGCGACGCTGGGGAGCCCCCTGCAAGGCTGGCGACTTGCTCTTCTGCTTGATTACCTTTCGACCCTTGCGGATCAGCTGATTCAGAGTCGGCACTCTTCTTCCTTTCCCGGTCGTACCTCTGCCCGGAGACCCTACGGTCCCGGGCTCAAAAGCCTTGTCCTTGTTCGTTTGCTTCCGGGAAGACAAAGCCGGGGCACAAGTTGACGAAGTTAAGGGGCAAATGCCCTATTGTCAAGGCTTGCGCGCCATTATCCGGTCTTATTCCTCTCCGGTTTCCTCGTCAGATCCCGGCAGTCCGGTTCCCGGGAAAACCTTGTTCTCCCCCAGAGTGGACGGATCCTGACCCAATTTCACAGTTCCCTGAGCCGCAGCTGCTGCCTCGGCTTCGGCCTCCTCGGCCTTGCGGAGTGCGATTTCCTCTTCCAGGGTTGAAAGTTCCTCGCGGGAAACATCCACATCCCGGAATTCCTTGCGACCGGTGCCGGCAGGAATCAGGCGACCCATAATGACATTCTCCTTGAGGCCGTGAAGCTCATCCTTCTTGCTGTGGATGGCGGCTTCGGTGAGAACGCGGGTGGTCTCCTGGAAACTCGCCGCGGAGATAAAGCTCTCCGTGGTCAGGGATGCCTTCGTAATCCCAAGCAGGAGGGGACGATAGGTCGCCATCTCCTTGCCCTCGGCAGCCATGCGCTCGTTTTCATCCTGGAACTCCGCCCTCTCCACCTGATCCCCCTCAAGTAAGCGGGTTTCTCCGGAGTTTTCCACCTGAACCTTCCTAAGCATTTGACGCACAATGACTTCGATGTGTTTGTCATTGATGCCCACACCCTGAAGGCGGTAGACTTCCTGGATTTCATTGAGCAGATAGCTTTGCGCGGCCTGTACACCCCGAATCGTCAGGATGTCGAAGGGGTTCACAGGGCCATCGGTCAGACGATCTCCCGCAGTGACCTCATCGCCGTCATGAACCAGCATGTGCTTCCCCTGGGGAATCAGGTATTCCGCCTGATTCTCCTCATCCCGCTTCACCAGCACCTTACGCTGTCCACGGGTAACGCCGCCAATGCTGACCGTGCCGTCAATGGCCGTCACCACCGCAGAGTCCTTGGGCTTGCGAACCTCTACGAGGTCTACAACCCGGGGCAGACCACCGGTGATATCGCCACTGTGGCCGATATCCTTGGGCACTTTAATCAGGGAGGTTCCAGCCGGGATCTTCTTGCCGTCCTTCACCTGAAGAATTGCGCCCGTGGGCAGATAGAACTTCTCCAGAACCTTGCCGTCGGGGTTGAGAACCTTGATCTCGGGATAGAGTTCCTTGGAGATGTCTTCCTTGATCACGGCCTGCATGCGCCCCTTCTCATCGGTCT encodes the following:
- the fusA gene encoding elongation factor G codes for the protein MAKKESLERIRNIGIAAHIDAGKTTTTERILYYAGIIHRMGEVHDGAATMDWMEQEKERGITITSAATSCRWQDHRINIIDTPGHVDFTMEVERSLRVLDGMIAVFCAVGGVEPQSETVWRQADRYRVPRLALVNKMDRMGADFQKVALEIRDRLGANGVPVQWPIGSEESFRGLIDLVEMKACFYDEDTLGASVREGEIPPELEEEVREARGTLIEALADLSDEVAEAYLEGGDVSPELLREGIRSGTLSAELVPIFCGSAFRNKGIQNLLDGVIHYLPSPLDRPPVEGEVPGKGRKESREASESAPFSALLFKIANDPFAGKLSYIRVYSGKLEAGQQALNVALGRKERLGRLLQMHANKREEIKVVSAGDIAAVVGLKQVRTGDTLTDPKHPLLLEKMDFPEPVIDIAIEPRTKADQEKLDEALERLSEEDPTFRVRIDKDTGQTLISGMGELHLEVLLKRMQQDFGVEANVGKPQVVYRESVSARAEKEMRFERQAGTRSMFAHLVLALSPGEAGSGFEFESRLTDGEIPLEYIPAVERGLREAMASGVLAGYEMTDVKAELLKASHSEEDSSEQAFHIAASLAFREVAREAGPVILEPFMRVEAVTPDEFTGEVIGDLNARRGKVTSMEPRGDAQAVSATVPLSEMFGYMTRLRSLTQGRATFTMEFLHYEQVSDSIASRFGVL
- the rpsG gene encoding 30S ribosomal protein S7 encodes the protein MARRGYRRRQTQEPDARLHSALATQFINNMMKGGKKSISESIFYGAMNIIEEKSGKKGLDVFTTAINNVKPNLEVMTKRIGGANYQVPIEVRPARRTALAIRWILIYSRSRNDKNMAERLANELLAAYRKEGSSMKKREESHRMAEANKAFAHFKF
- the rpsL gene encoding 30S ribosomal protein S12; this encodes MPTLNQLIRKGRKVIKQKSKSPALQGAPQRRGVCTRVYTTTPKKPNSALRKVARVRLTNGIEATAYIPGEGHNLQEHSIVLIRGGRVKDLPGVRYHVVRGALDTSGVDGRGQRRSKYGTKRPKK